A single window of Solea solea chromosome 9, fSolSol10.1, whole genome shotgun sequence DNA harbors:
- the LOC131465474 gene encoding 5-hydroxytryptamine receptor 3C-like isoform X2, with amino-acid sequence MALSEWTSVFLGEAKGVLHGDTWNLEFDPSIRANTPEPGWKEYISNTSARHKKPKTDKHLMFNVMASKRLILISMMWFLMQAPCSAFTVNCSEPNQPALLKALTPLFNLSSIRPVMNTSTSTNVNISFIIYGILGVDEKSQLLMTYLWLYHKWINEFISWDPIQCGSDNITLLKKNLWVPDIVIEQFMDDNEAPHVPYVYLYSNGLVWESRPARVVSSCNLDIYTFPFDIQNCTLTFNSYLHEKEDLDVSLETSVEHIMERSRHFMTTVGEWELLDIDAYKQRDNDYNEVRCHIRLRRRATLYVVNLLIPSIFLITIDLFSFLLPPQSVDRSSFKMTLILGYTVFLLIMNDLLPTTGHAVPLLNVFFSLCLALMVGSLLETIVITNLLCGSVKVSPVPHWIQVLVLQILGFLVFLPRKAKNSDMEQNVAVIKLDAVEGPPQEKGPVVEDRVVQELRSLATDVQALRLQVEQQQLDGSQSSEDWIQVGFIIDRLLFGIYILFISVSFITIIIIWHNSYSQ; translated from the exons ATGGCACTTTCAGAGTGGACCAGTGTTTTCCTGGGAGAAGCCAAAGGTGTCCTGCATGGAGACACTTGGAATCTGGAGTTTGATCCCTCTATTCGAGCCAACACTCCAGAGCCAGGATGGAAGGAATACATCAGTAACACCAGTGCAAG GCATAAGAAACCAAAGACAGATAAACACTTGATGTTTAATGTCATGGCATCCAAG CGACTGATTTTAATCTCCATGATGTGGTTTCTAATGCAAG CTCCATGCAGTGCCTTCACAGTGAATTGCTCTGAGCCAAACCAACCTGCCCTTTTGAAGGCTCTGACTCCACTGTTTAACCTGAGCTCCATACGACCTGTCATGAACACATCAACAAGTACCAACGTCAACATTAGCTTCATCATTTATGGAATATTAGGAGTG GATGAAAAGTCTCAACTCTTGATGACATACCTTTGGCTCTATCAT aagTGGATTAACGAGTTTATCAGCTGGGATCCAATCCAGTGCGGCTCAGACAATATTACTCTCCTCAAAAAAAATTTGTGGGTGCCAGATATTGTGATCGAGCAATT CATGGATGATAACGAGGCCCCTCATGTTCCATATGTGTACTTATATAGCAatggtttggtgtgggagtctCGACCGGCCAGAGTTGTGAGCTCCTGTAACCTTGATATTTATACCTTCCCATTCGACATACAGAATTGCACTTTGACTTTCAACTCCTACCTCCACGAGA AGGAAGACCTAGATGTTTCCCTGGAAACATCTGTAGAGCACATAATGGAACGCTCCAGACATTTTATGACCACAGTGGGAGAATGGGAGCTGCTGGATATCGACGCCTACAAACAAAGGGACAATGATTACAATGAAGTTAGATGTCAT ATCAGACTGAGGCGCCGAGCGACGCTGTACGTTGTGAACCTGCTGATTCCCAGCATCTTCCTCATCACCATTGACctcttcagtttcctgctgccTCCACAAAGTGTGGACAGATCCTCCTTCAAGATGACCCTCATCCTGGGCTACACCGTCTTCCTGCTCATCATGAACGACCTGCTGCCCACAACTGGACACGCTGTACCACTCCTAA AtgtgttcttctctctctgcctggCTCTGATGGTTGGCAGTCTATTGGAGACAATCGTCATCACCAACCTGCTGTGCGGCTCTGTCAAAGTCTCTCCAGTTCCTCACTGGATCCAAGTGCTCGTTCTTCAGATTTTaggttttcttgttttcctgcCACGCAAAGCTAAAAATTCAG acATGGAGCAAAATGTTGCAGTGATAAAGCTTGATGCTGTTGAGGGACCTCCACAGGAGAAGGGGCCAGTGGTGGAGGACAGGGTCGTGCAGGAGCTGAGAAGCCTGGCTACTGACGTCCAGGCTCTCCGCCTCcaggtggagcagcagcagcttgatgGAAGCCAAAGCTCGGAGGATTGGATCCAGGTGGGTTTCATCATAGACCGCCTGCTGTTCGGCATCTACATCCTCTTCATATCAGTCAGCTTCATTACCATCATCATTATCTGGCATAACTCATACAGTCAGTAA
- the LOC131465474 gene encoding 5-hydroxytryptamine receptor 3C-like isoform X1 encodes MALSEWTSVFLGEAKGVLHGDTWNLEFDPSIRANTPEPGWKEYISNTSARHKKPKTDKHLMFNVMASKRLILISMMWFLMQAAPCSAFTVNCSEPNQPALLKALTPLFNLSSIRPVMNTSTSTNVNISFIIYGILGVDEKSQLLMTYLWLYHKWINEFISWDPIQCGSDNITLLKKNLWVPDIVIEQFMDDNEAPHVPYVYLYSNGLVWESRPARVVSSCNLDIYTFPFDIQNCTLTFNSYLHEKEDLDVSLETSVEHIMERSRHFMTTVGEWELLDIDAYKQRDNDYNEVRCHIRLRRRATLYVVNLLIPSIFLITIDLFSFLLPPQSVDRSSFKMTLILGYTVFLLIMNDLLPTTGHAVPLLNVFFSLCLALMVGSLLETIVITNLLCGSVKVSPVPHWIQVLVLQILGFLVFLPRKAKNSDMEQNVAVIKLDAVEGPPQEKGPVVEDRVVQELRSLATDVQALRLQVEQQQLDGSQSSEDWIQVGFIIDRLLFGIYILFISVSFITIIIIWHNSYSQ; translated from the exons ATGGCACTTTCAGAGTGGACCAGTGTTTTCCTGGGAGAAGCCAAAGGTGTCCTGCATGGAGACACTTGGAATCTGGAGTTTGATCCCTCTATTCGAGCCAACACTCCAGAGCCAGGATGGAAGGAATACATCAGTAACACCAGTGCAAG GCATAAGAAACCAAAGACAGATAAACACTTGATGTTTAATGTCATGGCATCCAAG CGACTGATTTTAATCTCCATGATGTGGTTTCTAATGCAAG CAGCTCCATGCAGTGCCTTCACAGTGAATTGCTCTGAGCCAAACCAACCTGCCCTTTTGAAGGCTCTGACTCCACTGTTTAACCTGAGCTCCATACGACCTGTCATGAACACATCAACAAGTACCAACGTCAACATTAGCTTCATCATTTATGGAATATTAGGAGTG GATGAAAAGTCTCAACTCTTGATGACATACCTTTGGCTCTATCAT aagTGGATTAACGAGTTTATCAGCTGGGATCCAATCCAGTGCGGCTCAGACAATATTACTCTCCTCAAAAAAAATTTGTGGGTGCCAGATATTGTGATCGAGCAATT CATGGATGATAACGAGGCCCCTCATGTTCCATATGTGTACTTATATAGCAatggtttggtgtgggagtctCGACCGGCCAGAGTTGTGAGCTCCTGTAACCTTGATATTTATACCTTCCCATTCGACATACAGAATTGCACTTTGACTTTCAACTCCTACCTCCACGAGA AGGAAGACCTAGATGTTTCCCTGGAAACATCTGTAGAGCACATAATGGAACGCTCCAGACATTTTATGACCACAGTGGGAGAATGGGAGCTGCTGGATATCGACGCCTACAAACAAAGGGACAATGATTACAATGAAGTTAGATGTCAT ATCAGACTGAGGCGCCGAGCGACGCTGTACGTTGTGAACCTGCTGATTCCCAGCATCTTCCTCATCACCATTGACctcttcagtttcctgctgccTCCACAAAGTGTGGACAGATCCTCCTTCAAGATGACCCTCATCCTGGGCTACACCGTCTTCCTGCTCATCATGAACGACCTGCTGCCCACAACTGGACACGCTGTACCACTCCTAA AtgtgttcttctctctctgcctggCTCTGATGGTTGGCAGTCTATTGGAGACAATCGTCATCACCAACCTGCTGTGCGGCTCTGTCAAAGTCTCTCCAGTTCCTCACTGGATCCAAGTGCTCGTTCTTCAGATTTTaggttttcttgttttcctgcCACGCAAAGCTAAAAATTCAG acATGGAGCAAAATGTTGCAGTGATAAAGCTTGATGCTGTTGAGGGACCTCCACAGGAGAAGGGGCCAGTGGTGGAGGACAGGGTCGTGCAGGAGCTGAGAAGCCTGGCTACTGACGTCCAGGCTCTCCGCCTCcaggtggagcagcagcagcttgatgGAAGCCAAAGCTCGGAGGATTGGATCCAGGTGGGTTTCATCATAGACCGCCTGCTGTTCGGCATCTACATCCTCTTCATATCAGTCAGCTTCATTACCATCATCATTATCTGGCATAACTCATACAGTCAGTAA